Proteins encoded together in one Candidatus Schekmanbacteria bacterium window:
- a CDS encoding FAD-dependent oxidoreductase: MNECDILIVGAGITGLSIAKEISEHFDSLKVIIIDKENELAFHASGRNTGVIHAGFYYSADSLKAKFTAEGNRLLTNYCLSNGLSILRCGKVVVAKNEKEIELIDELKRRGDKNGVTLKVIDERELSEIEPNARTFRKALFSPSTSSINPKEILIDIANRIKRKEGFEVNLGVKYLKRIGKRRVRTSSGEISFKYLVNCAGLYADKIAHQYGVGRQYLLLPFKGLY; this comes from the coding sequence ATGAATGAATGCGACATATTGATTGTGGGTGCTGGCATTACAGGTCTATCAATTGCCAAGGAAATTTCTGAACATTTTGATTCTCTTAAAGTAATAATCATAGACAAGGAGAATGAGCTTGCCTTTCATGCAAGCGGACGAAACACTGGTGTCATACATGCGGGATTCTACTATTCTGCAGACAGCTTGAAGGCAAAATTTACAGCAGAAGGGAATCGTCTTCTTACAAACTATTGTCTTAGCAATGGATTGTCTATTTTGCGCTGTGGTAAGGTTGTAGTTGCAAAAAATGAAAAAGAAATTGAACTGATTGATGAGCTTAAAAGGAGAGGGGATAAGAATGGCGTAACTTTAAAAGTTATTGATGAAAGAGAATTGTCTGAAATCGAACCAAATGCAAGGACATTTCGTAAAGCACTCTTTTCTCCTTCTACTTCTTCTATAAATCCTAAAGAGATTTTGATAGATATTGCAAATAGAATAAAGAGAAAAGAAGGTTTTGAAGTGAATCTTGGTGTAAAGTATTTGAAAAGAATAGGCAAAAGAAGAGTAAGGACATCATCAGGTGAAATTTCATTTAAATATCTTGTTAACTGCGCCGGTCTTTATGCTGATAAAATTGCCCATCAGTATGGAGTTGGGAGACAATATCTCTTGCTACCTTTTAAGGGTTTGTATC
- a CDS encoding N-acetyltransferase: MISKNAVIYQGVVLGKNCTVEDYAVIGAIPRGKREGELKTIIGDNAVIRSHTVIYAGNKIGNNFQTGNKVNIREMNEIGNNVSIGTLSVVEHNVKIGNNVRIHTQAFIPEYTELEDGVWIGPNVVFTNALHPLCPKVKECLKGAIVKKNAIIGANSTILPDLELGEHCFVAAGSVVVKDVPAGKVVAGNPAKIIKAIDEFRCPYNLIDSPYK; the protein is encoded by the coding sequence ATGATCAGTAAAAATGCTGTTATTTACCAAGGAGTAGTACTGGGGAAGAATTGTACCGTTGAAGATTATGCAGTTATAGGCGCAATACCAAGAGGAAAGAGGGAAGGGGAATTGAAAACAATTATAGGCGATAATGCTGTAATTCGTTCTCATACAGTTATTTATGCGGGAAATAAAATTGGAAATAATTTTCAAACAGGGAATAAAGTCAATATAAGAGAGATGAATGAAATAGGAAATAATGTGAGCATTGGCACTCTTTCAGTAGTTGAGCACAATGTAAAAATCGGGAATAATGTAAGGATTCATACACAGGCTTTTATTCCTGAATATACAGAGCTTGAAGATGGTGTTTGGATAGGTCCTAATGTTGTCTTTACCAACGCTCTTCATCCTCTCTGTCCTAAGGTAAAGGAATGTTTAAAAGGGGCAATTGTTAAAAAAAATGCGATTATAGGTGCAAACTCGACTATATTGCCGGATTTGGAATTGGGAGAACATTGTTTTGTTGCAGCCGGCTCTGTTGTCGTAAAAGATGTGCCTGCTGGAAAGGTGGTGGCAGGAAATCCTGCAAAGATTATAAAAGCTATTGATGAATTTCGATGTCCTTATAATTTGATTGACTCTCCGTACAAATAG
- a CDS encoding gfo/Idh/MocA family oxidoreductase, which produces MIKVAVVGCGYWGPNLIRNFYENPSCKVDYCCDMDNSKVEKVLRKYPSIRGTNDFDDLLSSAETDAIAIATPASTHYEMAKKALEAGKHILVEKPLSLTTEESEKLNELAEKKNLILMVGHTFEYNPAVRKLKEILNTTDVGKALYMYSARLNLGVFRDDVNVMWNLAPHDISIFLYLIEEFPIAVSAIGKSFVRNKLEDVVFMYLEFPSGIIAHLHISCLDPSKIRKTTIVCERKMIIYDDLDNEGRIKIYDKGFETTLATDGGIQDYIIRPRAGDIYIPKIDNSEPLRIETEHFIECIEKGEKPLTDGLNGIRVVNVLETAESSLREGGTIKKTQWMKWKF; this is translated from the coding sequence ATGATAAAAGTTGCTGTAGTAGGGTGCGGATATTGGGGGCCCAATCTCATCAGAAATTTTTATGAAAATCCCAGTTGTAAAGTTGATTACTGTTGTGATATGGACAACAGTAAGGTTGAAAAAGTTTTAAGGAAATATCCGTCGATTAGAGGGACCAATGATTTTGACGACCTTCTTTCATCTGCAGAGACAGATGCTATTGCAATTGCTACACCAGCCTCGACTCATTATGAAATGGCTAAAAAGGCTCTTGAAGCAGGGAAGCATATCCTTGTAGAAAAACCTCTTTCTCTTACAACAGAAGAATCTGAAAAACTCAATGAGCTTGCAGAAAAAAAGAATCTTATTCTTATGGTAGGCCATACCTTTGAGTACAACCCGGCAGTGAGAAAGCTAAAAGAGATTTTAAACACAACAGATGTTGGGAAAGCGCTATATATGTATTCAGCAAGACTTAATCTGGGAGTATTTAGAGATGATGTCAATGTAATGTGGAATCTCGCACCTCATGATATTTCCATCTTTTTGTATTTGATTGAAGAATTCCCTATAGCCGTTTCAGCCATAGGAAAATCCTTTGTAAGGAATAAATTGGAAGATGTGGTTTTTATGTATTTGGAATTCCCTTCGGGCATCATTGCTCATCTTCATATAAGCTGTCTTGACCCTTCTAAGATTAGAAAAACAACAATCGTTTGTGAAAGAAAGATGATTATTTACGATGACCTTGATAATGAAGGAAGGATAAAAATTTATGATAAAGGATTTGAAACAACACTGGCGACTGATGGAGGCATTCAGGATTATATAATTAGACCTCGGGCAGGAGATATATATATTCCCAAGATTGACAATAGCGAGCCATTGCGGATTGAAACAGAACATTTCATAGAATGTATAGAAAAAGGGGAAAAACCGCTAACAGATGGGCTTAATGGCATTCGTGTAGTGAATGTCCTTGAAACTGCTGAAAGTTCATTGAGAGAAGGTGGCACGATAAAGAAAACGCAGTGGATGAAATGGAAATTTTAA
- a CDS encoding DegT/DnrJ/EryC1/StrS family aminotransferase, whose product MKVPFTDLNAQYQSIKNKIEKAISAVIENSSFIMGEEVEQFEKEFAHFCETKYAVGVGSGTDALYLALKSCGIEEGKKVITVPNTFIATTEAITLAGGKILFTDIDEKSFNIDPQKLEDVLKKEKKKHSASNPFPSALIVVHLYGTPAEMNSICRLADKYELKVIEDAAQAHGAKYKGKTAGSICDAGAFSFFPGKNLGAYGDGGAVTTNNPQIAEYIKMARNHGRKEKYIHQFEGINSRLDTIQAAVLRVKLSFLKDWNERRREIAKKYLANLKDIEELTLPEVYKDIDSVYHLFVLRHRKRDKLREYLAKKGITTGIHYPIPLHLQPAYKHLGYKKGDFPVTEKIAEEILSLPVYPEMTDEMINYVSDTIHKFFK is encoded by the coding sequence ATGAAAGTCCCTTTTACTGATCTTAATGCGCAGTATCAGTCAATTAAGAATAAAATAGAAAAAGCAATTTCTGCCGTAATAGAAAATAGTTCCTTTATAATGGGTGAAGAAGTAGAACAATTCGAGAAAGAATTCGCCCATTTCTGTGAAACAAAATATGCCGTTGGAGTAGGAAGCGGCACTGATGCGCTTTATCTTGCCTTGAAATCTTGTGGAATCGAAGAAGGGAAAAAGGTAATAACAGTACCGAATACTTTCATTGCCACAACCGAAGCAATAACACTTGCAGGAGGTAAAATCCTGTTTACTGATATCGATGAGAAAAGCTTTAATATTGACCCCCAAAAACTTGAAGATGTATTGAAGAAAGAAAAGAAAAAACATTCTGCAAGCAATCCATTTCCATCAGCCCTTATTGTCGTCCATCTTTACGGCACTCCTGCCGAGATGAATTCAATTTGCAGATTAGCAGACAAATATGAACTAAAAGTCATCGAAGATGCCGCACAAGCTCATGGAGCAAAATACAAAGGGAAAACAGCAGGAAGCATTTGTGATGCAGGGGCATTTAGTTTCTTTCCAGGAAAGAATTTAGGCGCTTATGGAGACGGCGGCGCCGTTACAACGAATAATCCGCAAATTGCAGAATATATAAAAATGGCTCGAAACCATGGGAGAAAGGAAAAATATATACATCAATTTGAAGGCATAAATTCGCGTTTAGATACAATTCAGGCCGCAGTCCTTAGAGTAAAATTGTCATTTCTAAAAGATTGGAACGAAAGAAGGAGAGAAATTGCCAAAAAATATCTTGCAAATCTAAAAGACATTGAAGAGTTGACTCTTCCTGAAGTTTATAAAGATATCGATTCAGTATATCATCTCTTCGTTCTAAGACATAGAAAAAGAGATAAACTTCGTGAGTATTTGGCAAAAAAAGGAATTACCACAGGAATACATTATCCCATTCCACTTCACCTTCAACCTGCATATAAACATCTCGGATACAAAAAAGGAGATTTCCCTGTGACTGAAAAAATTGCTGAGGAAATACTAAGTTTGCCTGTATACCCGGAAATGACAGATGAAATGATAAATTATGTATCCGATACAATTCACAAATTTTTCAAATGA